The genomic stretch CCTATGGCCACCTCCCTTCGATGGGCCACCCCATCCTCGACCACATAGACATAAGGTTTCCCCTCGTGGCTCAGGAGGGCCGATTCGGGGATGAGAATCCCCTCTACAGGCTTGCCCGCCGGGATGGTCACCTCGGCAGAGAACCCGGGTTTAAGCCGAAATTGAGGATTCGAGACGATAGCCTTGACCCGGACATTTCTTGTGGCAGGATCGGCCGTCGGGCTGATCATCTGAAGGAGGGCGAAGTGCCTCTCCGCCGGAAGGGGTTTGACCGAAAAGGTGATTCGGGCCCCCGCCTGGATCCTTCCGACCCAGTCTTCGGGGATGTGAAATTCGAGCTCCAGGGGGTCCATCTGGACAATCCGGAGGATCTCGTCCTTCGGCGCCACATTGACGTGTTCGCCTGTGGCGGCGAGCTTCAGATTGACCACTCCGTCGATCGGGGAGAGGAGCTGGTGATCGGAGAGGTTCTGCCGGGCCAGATGGAGCTCGGCCCTCGCCAGGTCGAGCCTCGCCTCGTCCAGCTTCACCCTCAGGAGGAGGTCGTCAAAGGTCTGCTGGGAGATGACCTTCGACTCCAGGAGCCTCTGATATCGGGCCAGGGTGGTCTGGCTTGTCACCAGGGCGGCCTCCGCCTCCCGGAGCCTCGCCTCGGCCCGCTCTAACTGGAGCCTCGCATCGACGTCATCGAGCTCCACCAAGATCTGACCCTTCCGGACGGGATCTCCCTCCCTGACAAAGATCCTTTTGATGATCCCCGCCTTCTTCGGGCTGAGGACCACCTGTTCGGGGGTCCGGAGGGTCCCGATCGCCGTGAGGGTGCTAACAATCGGCCTGGGATTCACCTCGAGGACCTCCACCCACCGTTCCTCGACCGACTGAGCCAGAGGTCCTTCGGTCTTGCTCGCCCCTTTCGATCCACACCCGGCGAGGACGAGCAGTAGCCCAATGAAGAGCAACCCCCTCGCTCCAAACCTTTTCACTTCGGGCTTCACAGGTTCTCCTTCTTGTCGACCCCTTCCGCCTCCTCACATTC from Thermodesulfobacteriota bacterium encodes the following:
- a CDS encoding efflux RND transporter periplasmic adaptor subunit, with the translated sequence MKPEVKRFGARGLLFIGLLLVLAGCGSKGASKTEGPLAQSVEERWVEVLEVNPRPIVSTLTAIGTLRTPEQVVLSPKKAGIIKRIFVREGDPVRKGQILVELDDVDARLQLERAEARLREAEAALVTSQTTLARYQRLLESKVISQQTFDDLLLRVKLDEARLDLARAELHLARQNLSDHQLLSPIDGVVNLKLAATGEHVNVAPKDEILRIVQMDPLELEFHIPEDWVGRIQAGARITFSVKPLPAERHFALLQMISPTADPATRNVRVKAIVSNPQFRLKPGFSAEVTIPAGKPVEGILIPESALLSHEGKPYVYVVEDGVAHRREVAIGMRADGQAEISKGLKPGERVVVAGHEQLREGLKVNLGRK